A stretch of the Prochlorococcus marinus str. MIT 0918 genome encodes the following:
- a CDS encoding AAA family ATPase, producing MESWNKQFDLLIKSRTPLILLRSREEERVETLIQESTKRLNPKRLATWNYIDGLKGILNSEGHAARQPMAVLEWLQKVDPSLPTILLAKDFHRFSEDAGISRMLKNLSSELRSKTHTLIICAYDWIPPVDLNDSLTILDLPLPQENELRILLTNIAEASDSNLSKESLEELTHACSGLSEIRVRQVAARALAQRGKLSNSDLEEVLEEKRQAVARSEVLEYFETKASPSDIGGLDALKIWLDQRHEAFSDEAREFGLPLPRGVLLIGPQGTGKSLTAKAIAHSWSMPLLRLDVGRLFAGLVGASEAKTRETIQYAESMAPCVLWIDEIDKGFGGDARSDGGTSQRVLANVLTWMAEKTSAVFVVATANGVDRMPGELLRKGRFDEIFLLDLPSQLERHKILELHINQRRPNLNIPIQTVVDRTEGFSGAELEQTVIEGMHHAFSEKRELLETDLILASSQLIPLSKTAKEQLDFLKDWASSGRARPASLKIN from the coding sequence ATGGAAAGCTGGAATAAACAATTTGATTTATTAATTAAATCAAGAACTCCATTAATTCTCTTAAGAAGCAGAGAAGAAGAGCGAGTTGAAACATTAATCCAAGAATCAACTAAGCGACTAAATCCAAAACGTTTAGCAACTTGGAATTATATAGATGGTCTAAAAGGAATTCTCAATTCAGAAGGCCATGCGGCAAGACAACCAATGGCAGTATTGGAATGGCTTCAAAAAGTAGATCCTTCTCTCCCAACAATACTACTAGCTAAAGATTTTCATCGTTTTTCAGAGGATGCTGGGATTTCTAGAATGCTTAAAAATTTATCTTCTGAATTAAGATCAAAAACCCACACGCTAATTATATGTGCTTATGACTGGATACCTCCAGTTGATTTAAATGACTCTCTAACTATTCTTGATCTTCCATTACCCCAAGAAAATGAATTAAGAATTTTACTTACTAACATTGCTGAAGCGAGCGATTCAAATCTAAGTAAAGAAAGTCTTGAAGAGTTAACCCATGCATGTAGTGGTTTAAGTGAAATAAGGGTACGTCAAGTCGCAGCAAGAGCTCTTGCTCAAAGAGGGAAATTAAGCAATTCAGACCTTGAAGAAGTTCTTGAAGAAAAGCGCCAAGCTGTTGCTAGAAGTGAAGTGCTTGAATACTTCGAAACAAAAGCTAGTCCTTCTGATATAGGAGGACTAGATGCTCTCAAGATTTGGCTAGATCAACGCCATGAAGCTTTTTCAGATGAAGCAAGAGAATTTGGCTTGCCATTACCTAGAGGAGTCTTATTAATTGGACCTCAAGGTACAGGAAAATCTTTAACCGCAAAGGCAATAGCTCATAGTTGGTCAATGCCACTTCTTCGTCTTGATGTAGGAAGACTTTTCGCTGGACTAGTAGGAGCTAGTGAAGCAAAAACCAGAGAAACAATTCAATATGCCGAATCAATGGCACCTTGTGTCTTATGGATAGATGAAATTGATAAAGGTTTTGGTGGAGATGCAAGAAGTGATGGTGGTACTAGTCAGAGGGTTTTAGCAAATGTTCTGACATGGATGGCAGAAAAAACCTCAGCAGTCTTTGTAGTTGCTACTGCAAATGGGGTTGACAGAATGCCAGGAGAACTTCTTAGGAAAGGACGCTTCGATGAAATCTTTTTACTTGATCTTCCTAGCCAACTTGAACGTCACAAAATCCTAGAGTTACATATAAACCAACGACGTCCTAATTTAAATATTCCTATTCAAACAGTAGTTGATAGAACTGAAGGTTTTTCAGGGGCAGAGCTTGAACAAACAGTAATTGAAGGTATGCATCATGCTTTCTCAGAAAAAAGAGAATTATTAGAAACAGATTTAATACTTGCATCTTCACAACTTATTCCACTATCAAAAACTGCAAAGGAACAACTCGATTTTCTTAAAGACTGGGCTTCATCAGGTAGAGCAAGACCTGCATCACTTAAAATTAATTAG
- the rpsN gene encoding 30S ribosomal protein S14 yields the protein MAKKSMIARDVKRKKIVERYAAKRKNLLDQFKAAKDPMARLEIHRKIQALPRDSAPNRMRNRCWATGKPRGVYRDFGLCRNQLRERAHKGELPGVVKSSW from the coding sequence ATGGCAAAGAAATCTATGATTGCGCGGGATGTAAAGCGTAAAAAAATTGTTGAGCGCTATGCAGCAAAACGAAAAAATTTATTAGATCAGTTCAAAGCTGCTAAAGATCCTATGGCAAGATTGGAAATCCATAGAAAGATTCAAGCTCTCCCAAGAGATAGTGCACCAAATCGCATGAGGAATCGCTGCTGGGCTACTGGCAAACCTAGAGGTGTATATCGTGATTTTGGTCTTTGTCGCAATCAACTTAGAGAAAGAGCACATAAAGGAGAACTCCCTGGGGTTGTTAAATCAAGCTGGTAA
- the rsmI gene encoding 16S rRNA (cytidine(1402)-2'-O)-methyltransferase, which produces MMELETDDIAAGELEPSSGALYVIGTPIGNLGDLSPRAKYILSKVTIIACEDTRHSGQLLKHFKIKAKLISFHKHNTFSRIPKLMQALSEGKSIALISDAGLPGINDPGEELVAKAKDNQFNVICIPGPCAAITALVSSGLPSSRFCFEGFLPSKPKDRKSILKLIAKEKRTIIIYESPHRLLKLLKELSDHCGKNRPLQVARELTKKHEEFIGPTINSVIKHFLITKPKGEFTLILGGLCSIIKAETTKEDLLKTIKQLLSQGKSSNDIAKELSLKKGVSKNFLYSLILQSKKQTSI; this is translated from the coding sequence ATGATGGAACTAGAAACAGATGACATTGCGGCAGGAGAATTAGAACCAAGTTCTGGCGCTCTTTATGTAATTGGAACTCCAATAGGTAATCTTGGAGATCTATCTCCCAGAGCAAAGTATATTCTTTCTAAAGTAACAATCATTGCATGTGAAGACACGAGACATAGTGGACAACTTCTTAAACACTTTAAGATCAAAGCTAAACTAATAAGCTTTCACAAACACAATACATTTTCAAGAATTCCAAAATTAATGCAAGCTTTAAGTGAAGGCAAAAGTATTGCCCTAATAAGTGATGCTGGTCTTCCTGGAATTAATGACCCAGGAGAAGAGTTAGTTGCAAAAGCAAAAGACAATCAATTTAATGTTATTTGTATTCCTGGGCCATGTGCAGCCATAACAGCACTTGTAAGCAGTGGCTTGCCTTCAAGCAGATTTTGCTTCGAAGGCTTTTTGCCTTCAAAACCTAAAGATAGAAAGTCAATTCTTAAGCTCATTGCAAAAGAAAAAAGAACAATCATTATTTACGAATCACCTCATAGGTTATTAAAACTACTAAAAGAATTATCTGACCATTGTGGCAAGAATAGGCCTTTGCAAGTTGCAAGAGAGCTGACTAAAAAGCATGAAGAATTTATTGGCCCTACAATTAACTCTGTCATCAAACATTTCTTAATTACTAAGCCTAAAGGTGAATTTACCCTTATTTTAGGAGGGCTATGCTCAATAATTAAGGCAGAGACAACGAAAGAAGATTTGCTTAAAACAATAAAACAGCTTTTAAGCCAAGGGAAAAGCTCTAATGATATTGCAAAAGAATTATCTCTAAAAAAAGGGGTTTCAAAGAACTTTCTCTATTCATTAATTCTTCAGAGCAAAAAGCAAACAAGTATTTAA
- a CDS encoding PH domain-containing protein — protein sequence MINSSEKIFFEGAPAKEDLILNILAGFTLIGLPFTVGAIVRAMWLRFKITNKRISVTGGWLGKDKSQISYSQIKEVRSIPRGLGTYGDMVLVMNDNARLEMRSIPKFREVEDFIKSQINQISSRKSSDDVVGF from the coding sequence ATGATTAACTCCTCAGAAAAAATTTTTTTCGAAGGAGCTCCTGCCAAAGAAGACCTTATTTTGAACATTCTTGCGGGTTTTACATTAATTGGTCTGCCATTTACTGTGGGCGCAATAGTGAGAGCAATGTGGCTACGTTTTAAAATTACCAATAAAAGAATCTCCGTCACAGGTGGTTGGCTTGGCAAAGATAAATCTCAGATTTCTTATAGCCAAATCAAAGAGGTCCGCTCTATTCCTAGAGGCTTAGGCACTTATGGCGATATGGTTTTAGTTATGAACGATAATGCAAGGCTAGAAATGCGTTCTATTCCAAAATTTAGAGAGGTAGAAGATTTTATTAAAAGTCAAATTAATCAAATAAGTTCAAGAAAATCTTCAGATGACGTAGTAGGGTTTTGA
- a CDS encoding 3'(2'),5'-bisphosphate nucleotidase CysQ, producing the protein MMNKELELPEGVVLEDLLEKLRLLSWGASDILLAYSRGEKPPFGFPHVLNVKDSGDGPVSAADLAVNSWLLDGLKAHFPLISWSLISEETAKSSPLKDDSVKDEWLWVLDPLDGTKDFLLGTGEYAVHLALLNRNEPVLGVVLIPELEELWIGIIGIGTWCENRLMNKRKTNFSNRKTISEMILVASRSHRDEKFEKLLDSIPYSQKNLVGSVGCKISKILKGEADFYISLSGKTAPKDWDIAAPEVILRAAGGHFTYLNKTSICYNNGDINQWGCLVASHGKCHDLLCHEISRELLVIEASNQV; encoded by the coding sequence ATCATGAATAAAGAGTTAGAACTTCCTGAAGGTGTTGTATTGGAAGATCTATTAGAGAAACTTAGGCTGTTGTCTTGGGGTGCTTCAGATATTTTGCTGGCATATTCAAGAGGAGAAAAGCCACCATTCGGATTCCCTCATGTTCTTAATGTTAAAGATAGTGGAGACGGACCAGTTTCTGCAGCAGATTTAGCTGTTAATAGTTGGTTGCTTGATGGTTTGAAGGCACATTTTCCATTAATTTCCTGGTCTTTAATAAGTGAAGAAACTGCTAAGAGTAGTCCTCTAAAAGATGATTCTGTCAAAGATGAGTGGTTGTGGGTTTTGGATCCTTTAGATGGAACAAAAGACTTTCTTCTTGGAACTGGGGAATATGCAGTTCATTTGGCTTTGCTTAATCGCAATGAGCCTGTTTTGGGTGTAGTTTTAATTCCTGAGTTAGAAGAACTTTGGATTGGAATAATAGGCATAGGAACTTGGTGTGAAAACCGTTTAATGAATAAAAGAAAAACTAATTTTAGTAATAGAAAAACAATTAGTGAAATGATTCTTGTTGCTAGTAGAAGTCATAGAGATGAGAAGTTTGAAAAGTTATTAGACTCTATTCCTTATTCTCAGAAGAATCTCGTAGGAAGTGTTGGGTGTAAGATTTCTAAGATTTTAAAAGGTGAGGCTGACTTTTATATATCTTTATCAGGAAAAACTGCTCCAAAGGATTGGGATATTGCTGCCCCTGAAGTAATTCTCAGAGCTGCTGGAGGTCATTTTACCTACTTAAATAAAACAAGTATTTGTTATAACAATGGAGATATTAATCAGTGGGGATGTTTAGTAGCTAGTCATGGGAAATGCCATGATTTACTGTGCCATGAAATTTCAAGGGAATTATTAGTAATTGAAGCTTCTAATCAAGTTTAA
- the rseP gene encoding RIP metalloprotease RseP produces MHLLASITVLALLIFFHETGHFLAAKLQGIKVSGFSIGFGPALIKKQFQGVTYSIRALPLGGFVSFPDDDQENEDFCKDDPDLLSNRPIFQRLLVISAGVIANLLIAWVVLFGQATFIGLPSQAEPGVLILDVQQSQAASLSGLSPGDKILSINGVNLGTGQKAVEFLVNQIKSSPGQIISLEKSKNGYKETIKLTPTEYAGIGKIGAQLQPNIDSVLIPAENFKESINYTNEKFSTLLIKTIEGYQSLFTNFSSTSKQLSGPVKIIELGAQLSGKGPSGLILFSALISINLAVLNALPFPLLDGGQFTLTIIEAVRGKPIPEKIQLIFMQSGFVLLVGLSVLLIIRDTSQLEIFQQFTKH; encoded by the coding sequence ATGCATTTATTAGCTTCTATTACTGTTCTGGCACTATTAATTTTTTTTCACGAGACTGGACATTTTCTTGCTGCAAAATTGCAAGGAATTAAGGTCAGTGGTTTTTCAATAGGTTTCGGACCTGCTCTTATTAAAAAACAATTTCAAGGAGTGACTTATTCAATCAGAGCTTTACCATTAGGCGGTTTTGTCTCTTTTCCAGATGATGATCAAGAAAACGAAGATTTTTGTAAAGACGATCCTGATTTACTTTCCAATAGACCTATCTTTCAAAGATTATTGGTTATTTCTGCTGGAGTAATTGCAAATTTATTGATTGCATGGGTTGTTTTATTTGGACAGGCAACCTTTATAGGTCTTCCAAGTCAGGCAGAACCAGGAGTCTTAATTTTAGATGTTCAACAAAGCCAAGCTGCTTCCCTCTCTGGGCTGTCGCCAGGGGACAAGATTTTAAGCATTAATGGTGTCAACTTAGGGACAGGACAAAAGGCAGTAGAATTTCTAGTTAACCAAATAAAAAGCTCTCCAGGCCAAATAATTTCTTTAGAAAAAAGTAAAAATGGATACAAAGAAACAATAAAACTTACCCCTACTGAATACGCAGGAATTGGCAAGATAGGGGCACAATTACAACCAAATATAGATAGCGTACTTATTCCAGCAGAAAACTTTAAAGAATCAATTAATTATACTAATGAAAAATTTTCTACTTTATTAATAAAAACAATCGAAGGTTATCAAAGTCTTTTTACAAATTTCAGTTCAACATCCAAACAGCTAAGTGGTCCTGTCAAAATAATTGAATTAGGAGCTCAACTTTCTGGGAAAGGACCTTCAGGGTTAATTCTATTTTCAGCTTTAATCTCAATTAATCTAGCAGTATTAAATGCTTTACCATTCCCTTTACTGGATGGAGGACAATTCACACTAACGATTATTGAAGCTGTTCGAGGAAAACCAATACCAGAAAAAATACAACTAATTTTTATGCAATCAGGTTTTGTGCTTTTAGTTGGCCTAAGCGTTTTGCTTATTATCAGAGATACTAGTCAATTAGAAATATTTCAGCAATTCACCAAGCACTAA
- a CDS encoding polyribonucleotide nucleotidyltransferase, whose translation MQGQTTSVSFDGREIRLTTGRYAPQAGGSVMIECGDTAVLVTATQGQGREGADFLPLSCDYEERLYAAGRIPGSFMRREGRPPERATLISRLIDRPLRPLFPHWMRDEIQVVATCLSLDERVPADVLAVTGSSMATLLAGIPFYGPMAAVRVGLLGDDFVLNPSFREIERGDLDLVVAGTPDGVVMVEAGANQLSEQDVIEAIDFGYEAVNELIKAQQSILKESGKKQIKPEKQELDETVPTYVEKNCTKGISSLLKEFELSKEERDIKLEEIKSSCSEKIDALKEDNAVKKSITANSKLLGTSFKALTKKLMRDQIIKDDKRVDGRALDEVREISAEAGVLPKRVHGSGLFQRGLTQVLSSATLGTPSDAQEMDDLNPSTDKTYIHHYNFPPYSVGETRPMRTPGRREVGHGALAERALIPVLPPKESFPYVLRVVSEVLSSNGSTSMGSVCGSTIALLDAGVPLKAPVSGAAMGLIKEGDEVKILTDIQGIEDFLGDMDFKVAGTEKGITALQMDMKISGLPIKIIGDAINQAKPARTHILEKMVEAIDKPRETLSPHAPRLLSFRIDPELIGTVIGPGGRTIKGITERTNTKIDIEDGGIVTIASHDGVAAEEAQKIIEGLTRKVHEGEVFTGSITRIIPIGAFVEILPGKEGMIHISQLSEARVEKVEDVVKVGDEVTVRVREIDNRGRINLTLRGIPQNGDMQYYPQPTPTPVAPLM comes from the coding sequence GTGCAAGGTCAGACAACGTCGGTCTCTTTCGATGGTCGAGAAATACGGCTAACTACAGGGAGATATGCACCACAAGCTGGTGGTTCAGTAATGATCGAATGCGGTGATACTGCCGTACTAGTCACTGCAACTCAGGGTCAAGGGAGAGAAGGAGCTGACTTCCTGCCTCTTAGTTGCGACTATGAAGAAAGGCTTTATGCCGCTGGAAGAATTCCTGGTAGCTTCATGAGAAGAGAAGGAAGGCCACCAGAAAGAGCAACCTTAATTTCCAGACTTATAGATCGTCCTTTAAGGCCATTATTCCCTCATTGGATGCGAGATGAAATTCAAGTAGTAGCAACTTGTTTATCTTTAGATGAAAGAGTACCAGCAGATGTACTGGCAGTAACTGGTTCATCCATGGCAACTTTGCTTGCAGGCATACCTTTTTATGGGCCAATGGCAGCAGTTAGAGTTGGTCTATTAGGGGATGACTTTGTACTTAATCCAAGTTTTAGAGAGATTGAACGTGGTGATCTAGATCTAGTTGTTGCAGGGACCCCTGATGGCGTAGTGATGGTTGAAGCAGGAGCTAATCAACTTTCAGAACAAGATGTAATTGAAGCTATAGATTTTGGATATGAAGCAGTAAATGAACTTATCAAAGCACAACAATCTATTTTAAAAGAATCAGGTAAAAAGCAAATAAAGCCCGAAAAACAAGAACTTGATGAGACTGTTCCAACTTATGTAGAAAAAAATTGCACAAAAGGAATTAGTTCTCTTCTTAAAGAATTCGAATTATCTAAAGAAGAACGTGACATAAAACTGGAAGAAATAAAATCCAGCTGTTCAGAAAAAATAGATGCTCTAAAAGAAGACAACGCTGTCAAAAAATCAATTACAGCAAATTCAAAATTACTTGGAACAAGCTTCAAAGCTCTCACAAAGAAACTTATGAGAGATCAAATTATAAAAGATGACAAACGTGTTGATGGTAGAGCTCTTGATGAAGTGAGAGAAATTTCAGCTGAAGCAGGTGTTTTACCAAAAAGAGTACATGGTTCTGGACTCTTTCAAAGAGGTTTAACTCAAGTTCTCTCATCTGCAACATTAGGTACACCTAGTGATGCCCAAGAAATGGATGATCTCAACCCTAGTACTGATAAAACTTATATTCATCACTACAACTTCCCTCCTTATTCAGTAGGCGAGACAAGGCCTATGAGAACACCAGGTCGCCGCGAAGTTGGTCATGGAGCACTTGCCGAAAGAGCTTTAATTCCTGTTTTACCTCCAAAAGAATCATTCCCATACGTTTTAAGGGTTGTAAGTGAAGTATTGAGTTCAAATGGTTCAACATCAATGGGTTCTGTTTGTGGCAGTACCATTGCACTACTCGATGCAGGAGTTCCTCTTAAAGCTCCTGTAAGCGGAGCTGCTATGGGGCTTATTAAAGAAGGTGATGAAGTCAAAATACTTACAGATATTCAAGGGATTGAAGACTTCTTAGGAGACATGGATTTCAAAGTTGCAGGTACGGAAAAAGGTATTACTGCGCTTCAAATGGATATGAAGATATCTGGTTTGCCAATAAAAATCATTGGTGATGCAATCAACCAAGCTAAGCCAGCAAGGACTCATATACTTGAAAAAATGGTTGAAGCAATTGACAAGCCTAGAGAGACTCTATCCCCTCATGCACCAAGGCTTCTTAGTTTCAGAATAGATCCAGAGCTCATAGGTACAGTAATTGGACCAGGGGGTAGAACAATTAAAGGAATCACCGAAAGAACAAATACTAAAATTGATATTGAAGACGGTGGAATAGTAACTATTGCTTCTCATGATGGTGTCGCCGCAGAAGAAGCTCAGAAGATTATAGAAGGACTTACCAGAAAAGTGCATGAAGGAGAAGTATTTACAGGCTCTATAACCCGCATTATTCCTATAGGAGCTTTTGTGGAAATTCTCCCAGGCAAGGAAGGCATGATACACATTTCCCAATTATCAGAAGCAAGAGTTGAAAAAGTTGAAGACGTAGTAAAAGTAGGAGATGAAGTAACTGTGCGAGTTAGAGAAATAGATAATCGAGGCAGAATTAATCTCACATTGAGAGGTATTCCTCAAAATGGTGATATGCAGTATTATCCTCAACCAACACCAACCCCTGTAGCCCCTTTAATGTAA
- the yidC gene encoding membrane protein insertase YidC: MIGYLSDNLLIPILDFFYGLVPSYGLAIVALTIVIRLALFPLSAGSIRSARRMRIAQPVMQKRQADIKSRYANNPQKQQEELGKLMGEFGSPLAGCLPLLVQMPILFALFATLRGSPFADVPYLVNLKILPPEQVATIEPKPFTSPRHSIFITDKDHFPVIASLPGGTKIAAGDSVDIKLETLTGEKYSNLISRFDNGTKFSPTWKVTKGSDIASVSSDGKVTARYPGDATVEGRIPGLAAKSGFLFIKALGQVGFYVDGSINWDIAILVAGFGLTLVISQALSGQGMPPNPQQATAQKITPIMITGMFLFFPLPAGVLLYMVIANIFQAFQTFLLSKEALPDNLQKILNDQLNQQNKEKLTPSPIVDSDRLPFEPKSNK, from the coding sequence GTGATCGGGTACCTTTCTGACAATCTTCTTATCCCGATTTTAGATTTCTTCTATGGATTAGTTCCTAGCTATGGATTAGCTATTGTTGCATTAACTATAGTTATTCGACTGGCACTCTTCCCTCTAAGTGCTGGTTCAATCAGAAGTGCCAGGAGAATGCGTATTGCTCAGCCTGTTATGCAAAAGCGTCAAGCTGATATCAAAAGCCGTTACGCAAATAACCCCCAAAAGCAGCAAGAAGAGCTAGGTAAACTTATGGGTGAATTCGGTAGCCCACTGGCTGGTTGCCTTCCTCTTCTCGTTCAAATGCCTATTCTCTTTGCCTTATTCGCAACATTGAGAGGATCACCATTTGCCGACGTACCTTATCTTGTTAATTTAAAAATTCTTCCACCAGAACAAGTAGCCACAATCGAGCCAAAGCCTTTCACAAGTCCAAGGCACTCTATTTTTATTACTGACAAAGATCATTTTCCAGTAATAGCTTCTTTACCAGGAGGTACGAAAATTGCAGCGGGAGACTCAGTAGATATAAAACTAGAAACTTTAACAGGGGAAAAATATAGCAATCTCATAAGTCGTTTTGATAATGGTACAAAGTTTTCTCCAACCTGGAAGGTCACAAAGGGTTCTGACATAGCTAGTGTTTCCTCAGATGGGAAAGTAACAGCAAGATACCCTGGTGATGCAACAGTTGAAGGGAGAATCCCTGGATTAGCAGCTAAGAGTGGATTCCTATTTATAAAAGCACTTGGCCAAGTAGGTTTTTATGTTGATGGCTCAATAAACTGGGACATAGCAATTCTTGTCGCTGGTTTTGGACTAACACTTGTAATCTCACAAGCATTATCTGGTCAAGGGATGCCTCCAAACCCTCAACAAGCTACTGCTCAAAAAATTACTCCAATAATGATTACTGGGATGTTCTTATTTTTTCCTTTACCTGCAGGAGTACTTTTATATATGGTTATAGCAAATATTTTCCAAGCTTTTCAAACATTTCTTCTCAGCAAAGAAGCTTTACCTGATAATCTTCAAAAAATCCTTAATGATCAATTAAATCAGCAAAATAAAGAAAAATTAACTCCCTCTCCAATAGTTGATTCAGATAGACTTCCTTTTGAACCCAAAAGCAATAAATAA
- the serS gene encoding serine--tRNA ligase, producing MLNQKQVRNNPALIAKGLKRRGLDVDLTSLQIDSDNLKDLEQERNNLQAKGNAIGKEVGLKIQSGISPKSDEINLLRNKGNEIKKQVNTLEEKEKALANSISEKVLHLPNIPHKDCPEGKDEKDNIQIRYWGNPLKGSNYKEHWQIAEELGLLDTEKSVRIAKSRFVTLFNQGARLERSLINFMLDFHASNGYTEVLPPILVNSASLQGSGQLPKFAEESFRCSEDDLWLTPTAEVPLNSLHRNEIIPQEKLPIKYAAYSPCFRREAGSYGRDTRGLIRLHQFNKVELFWFVHPENSNEAHNQITSDAEAILKELELPYRVSELCTGDLGFSASRTYDLEVWLPGANSYREISSSSNCDEFQARRSSIRTKENKKTLLVHTLNASGLAIGRTMAALLENGQQPDGTVILPKALVPYFGENKLRPQRN from the coding sequence GTGTTAAATCAAAAACAAGTCAGAAATAACCCTGCACTTATTGCAAAAGGATTAAAACGTCGAGGATTAGACGTTGATTTAACTTCTTTGCAGATTGATAGTGATAATCTCAAAGATTTAGAACAAGAACGCAACAATTTACAAGCAAAAGGAAACGCAATAGGAAAAGAAGTAGGACTAAAAATACAAAGTGGTATTTCTCCTAAATCTGATGAAATTAATCTTTTACGTAATAAAGGAAATGAAATTAAAAAACAAGTAAATACCTTGGAGGAAAAAGAAAAAGCTCTTGCAAACTCAATATCAGAAAAAGTTCTTCATTTACCAAATATACCTCATAAAGATTGCCCTGAAGGTAAAGATGAAAAAGATAATATTCAAATACGTTATTGGGGAAATCCTTTAAAAGGTTCAAATTACAAAGAACACTGGCAAATAGCCGAAGAGCTTGGTCTTCTTGATACTGAGAAATCAGTTCGAATTGCAAAAAGTAGGTTTGTCACTCTATTTAATCAAGGTGCTCGATTAGAGAGATCTCTTATTAATTTCATGCTTGATTTTCACGCTTCAAATGGTTATACGGAAGTTTTGCCACCAATTTTAGTTAATAGTGCAAGTCTTCAAGGGTCAGGGCAACTTCCAAAATTTGCAGAAGAAAGTTTTCGTTGTTCAGAAGATGACTTATGGCTTACTCCTACGGCCGAAGTGCCTTTGAATTCTCTTCATAGAAATGAAATTATTCCACAAGAAAAACTACCTATAAAATATGCTGCATATAGCCCTTGCTTTAGAAGAGAAGCAGGAAGCTATGGCAGAGACACTAGAGGACTAATAAGACTTCATCAATTCAATAAAGTTGAGCTTTTTTGGTTTGTTCACCCAGAGAATTCAAATGAAGCCCACAACCAAATAACATCTGATGCAGAAGCTATTCTTAAAGAATTAGAGTTGCCTTATAGAGTTTCCGAATTATGCACAGGAGATCTTGGGTTTTCTGCATCTAGAACTTATGATTTAGAAGTTTGGCTTCCTGGTGCAAATTCATATAGAGAAATTTCAAGCTCTAGCAACTGTGATGAGTTTCAAGCTAGAAGATCATCGATTCGAACAAAGGAAAATAAAAAAACTCTATTAGTCCATACTCTTAACGCTAGTGGGCTTGCAATTGGAAGAACAATGGCAGCATTATTAGAAAATGGTCAGCAACCCGATGGAACAGTTATTCTCCCAAAGGCCCTTGTGCCATATTTTGGCGAGAATAAACTAAGACCTCAGAGAAATTAA